Proteins encoded together in one Papio anubis isolate 15944 chromosome 3, Panubis1.0, whole genome shotgun sequence window:
- the CASP3 gene encoding caspase-3 isoform X1: MLIKVSMENTENSVDSKSIKSLEPKIIHGSKSVDSGISLDNSYKMDYPEMGLCIIINNKNFHKSTGMASRSGTDVDAANLRETFINLKYEVRNKNDLTREEIVELMRNVSKEDHSKRSSFVCVLLSHGEEGIIFGTNGPLDLKKITSFFRGDCCRSLTGKPKLFIIQACRGTELDCGIETDSGVEDDMACHKIPVEADFLYAYSTAPGYYSWRNSKDGSWFIQSLCAMLKQYADKLEFMHILTRVNRKVATEFESFSLDATFHAKKQIPCIVSMLTKELYFYH, encoded by the exons TTAATAAAGGTATCCATGGAGAACACTGAAAACTCAGTGGATTCAAAATCCATTAAAAGTTTGGAACC aaaaatCATACATGGAAGCAAATCAGTGGACTCTGGAATATCCCTGGACAACAGTTATAAAATGGATTATCCTGAGATGGGTTTAtgtataataattaataataagaaTTTTCATAAAAGCACTG GAATGGCATCTCGGTCTGGTACAGATGTTGATGCAGCAAACCTCAGGGAAACATTCATAAACTTGAAATATGAAGTCAGGAATAAAAACGATCTTACACGTGAAGAAATTGTGGAATTGATGCGTAATG TTTCTAAAGAAGATCACAGCAAAAGGAGCAGTTTTGTTTGTGTGCTTCTGAGCCATGGTGAAGAAGGAATAATTTTTGGAACAAATGGACCTCTTGacctgaaaaaaattacaagcttTTTCAGAGGGGATTGTTGTAGAAGTCTAACTGGAAAACCCAAACTTTTCATTATTCAG GCCTGCCGTGGCACAGAACTGGACTGTGGCATTGAGACAGACAGTGGTGTTGAGGATGACATGGCGTGTCATAAAATCCCAGTGGAGGCCGACTTCTTGTATGCATACTCCACAGCACCTG GTTATTATTCTTGGCGAAATTCAAAGGATGGCTCCTGGTTCATCCAGTCGCTTTGTGCCATGCTGAAACAGTACGCCGACAAGCTTGAATTTATGCACATTCTTACCCGGGTTAACCGAAAGGTGGCAACAGAATTTGAGTCCTTTTCCCTTGATGCTACTTTTcatgcaaagaaacagattcCATGTATTGTTTCCATGCTCACAAAAGAACTGTATTTTTATCACTAA
- the CASP3 gene encoding caspase-3 isoform X3 gives MLIKVSMENTENSVDSKSIKSLEPKIIHGSKSVDSGISLDNSYKMDYPEMGLCIIINNKNFHKSTGMASRSGTDVDAANLRETFINLKYEVRNKNDLTREEIVELMRNVSKEDHSKRSSFVCVLLSHGEEGIIFGTNGPLDLKKITSFFRGDCCRSLTGKPKLFIIQVIILGEIQRMAPGSSSRFVPC, from the exons TTAATAAAGGTATCCATGGAGAACACTGAAAACTCAGTGGATTCAAAATCCATTAAAAGTTTGGAACC aaaaatCATACATGGAAGCAAATCAGTGGACTCTGGAATATCCCTGGACAACAGTTATAAAATGGATTATCCTGAGATGGGTTTAtgtataataattaataataagaaTTTTCATAAAAGCACTG GAATGGCATCTCGGTCTGGTACAGATGTTGATGCAGCAAACCTCAGGGAAACATTCATAAACTTGAAATATGAAGTCAGGAATAAAAACGATCTTACACGTGAAGAAATTGTGGAATTGATGCGTAATG TTTCTAAAGAAGATCACAGCAAAAGGAGCAGTTTTGTTTGTGTGCTTCTGAGCCATGGTGAAGAAGGAATAATTTTTGGAACAAATGGACCTCTTGacctgaaaaaaattacaagcttTTTCAGAGGGGATTGTTGTAGAAGTCTAACTGGAAAACCCAAACTTTTCATTATTCAG GTTATTATTCTTGGCGAAATTCAAAGGATGGCTCCTGGTTCATCCAGTCGCTTTGTGCCATGCTGA
- the CASP3 gene encoding caspase-3 isoform X2, with product MENTENSVDSKSIKSLEPKIIHGSKSVDSGISLDNSYKMDYPEMGLCIIINNKNFHKSTGMASRSGTDVDAANLRETFINLKYEVRNKNDLTREEIVELMRNVSKEDHSKRSSFVCVLLSHGEEGIIFGTNGPLDLKKITSFFRGDCCRSLTGKPKLFIIQACRGTELDCGIETDSGVEDDMACHKIPVEADFLYAYSTAPGYYSWRNSKDGSWFIQSLCAMLKQYADKLEFMHILTRVNRKVATEFESFSLDATFHAKKQIPCIVSMLTKELYFYH from the exons ATGGAGAACACTGAAAACTCAGTGGATTCAAAATCCATTAAAAGTTTGGAACC aaaaatCATACATGGAAGCAAATCAGTGGACTCTGGAATATCCCTGGACAACAGTTATAAAATGGATTATCCTGAGATGGGTTTAtgtataataattaataataagaaTTTTCATAAAAGCACTG GAATGGCATCTCGGTCTGGTACAGATGTTGATGCAGCAAACCTCAGGGAAACATTCATAAACTTGAAATATGAAGTCAGGAATAAAAACGATCTTACACGTGAAGAAATTGTGGAATTGATGCGTAATG TTTCTAAAGAAGATCACAGCAAAAGGAGCAGTTTTGTTTGTGTGCTTCTGAGCCATGGTGAAGAAGGAATAATTTTTGGAACAAATGGACCTCTTGacctgaaaaaaattacaagcttTTTCAGAGGGGATTGTTGTAGAAGTCTAACTGGAAAACCCAAACTTTTCATTATTCAG GCCTGCCGTGGCACAGAACTGGACTGTGGCATTGAGACAGACAGTGGTGTTGAGGATGACATGGCGTGTCATAAAATCCCAGTGGAGGCCGACTTCTTGTATGCATACTCCACAGCACCTG GTTATTATTCTTGGCGAAATTCAAAGGATGGCTCCTGGTTCATCCAGTCGCTTTGTGCCATGCTGAAACAGTACGCCGACAAGCTTGAATTTATGCACATTCTTACCCGGGTTAACCGAAAGGTGGCAACAGAATTTGAGTCCTTTTCCCTTGATGCTACTTTTcatgcaaagaaacagattcCATGTATTGTTTCCATGCTCACAAAAGAACTGTATTTTTATCACTAA
- the CASP3 gene encoding caspase-3 isoform X4 encodes MENTENSVDSKSIKSLEPKIIHGSKSVDSGISLDNSYKMDYPEMGLCIIINNKNFHKSTGMASRSGTDVDAANLRETFINLKYEVRNKNDLTREEIVELMRNVSKEDHSKRSSFVCVLLSHGEEGIIFGTNGPLDLKKITSFFRGDCCRSLTGKPKLFIIQVIILGEIQRMAPGSSSRFVPC; translated from the exons ATGGAGAACACTGAAAACTCAGTGGATTCAAAATCCATTAAAAGTTTGGAACC aaaaatCATACATGGAAGCAAATCAGTGGACTCTGGAATATCCCTGGACAACAGTTATAAAATGGATTATCCTGAGATGGGTTTAtgtataataattaataataagaaTTTTCATAAAAGCACTG GAATGGCATCTCGGTCTGGTACAGATGTTGATGCAGCAAACCTCAGGGAAACATTCATAAACTTGAAATATGAAGTCAGGAATAAAAACGATCTTACACGTGAAGAAATTGTGGAATTGATGCGTAATG TTTCTAAAGAAGATCACAGCAAAAGGAGCAGTTTTGTTTGTGTGCTTCTGAGCCATGGTGAAGAAGGAATAATTTTTGGAACAAATGGACCTCTTGacctgaaaaaaattacaagcttTTTCAGAGGGGATTGTTGTAGAAGTCTAACTGGAAAACCCAAACTTTTCATTATTCAG GTTATTATTCTTGGCGAAATTCAAAGGATGGCTCCTGGTTCATCCAGTCGCTTTGTGCCATGCTGA